The nucleotide sequence GACATGCGCTAGGCCGACACAGGCATTGCAGAGAGGAgttggggtgggtggggtgggtgggaagTGAGAGCAGGAAAGCAGCAGAGTACATTAGGTCGCCCTGTGTCTCAGCTTTTGCATCTCGTCAACACAAGCCTTGGAGGAGAGGCGATTGGGCAAACAGAGAcgagtgggggggagggggaggggttgaACAGTGCAGCGGTCCTTGTCAAACGCGTCTGTAGTTTTCATGAAGTCAATgaaaggaagaaagaaaagaaaaatgcaCCCTCCTATTGTACATCCAACAGTGGAAGGTAGATGAGTGTGCGGGCAAGCACAGTaaggcgaagaggaagagagtaGGGAAGGAGGGTGGGGCTGCCCAGAGTTACTATGTACAGCAAAGCTATAGCTAAGggaaacaaaaacaaaacaaaggagCAACAGAGAGCGGCGATGGCAGAAACAAACACCCAGAAGCGTAAACATGTAAGCGAGTACATCCACGGAACaggtgcctctcttccttcccaagagagggagagacgccATCTCATTATATCACGGACTCGTCGCaaagcggggggggggaggggaatcAGGCGCCTCTAATCCCCAATGGGACCAACGTGTGATGGCCTTGTTGAATGACTATAGCGATCGGTAGAGGGCGAGAGCGTGGACGAGCTCTTTGTAGGACATGCGCCCGCGTCTCTGCGATTCGATGTCAATGAACAGCTGCTTCAGTTCATGATGCATGCAGGGAACGCCGAAGTTATCGAGGGACTTGAAGTCGCGATagaaaagagcaaaagaaaTGGTCTTCCTCATCTCGTGCGTCGACGCAGCctcccctgctgctcctgccgctgcgactGCAGGAGGGCTGAGGTAGCGGTAGTGTTCCCACAGCCGCCCGTAATCTGCATCTGTGCTGGcgtgcagcagtgcatcACGCACCCACGCCATCTGCAACTGACCTTTCATTCGTGGCGGAGGGGATGGCGggcgcagctctgcggcgCCTGCTCGCGCCACAGGGACAGTGTCCGCGCTCTGTTCCGAATTGTGAGACGTCTCCCCTGGTGCAGGTGACACACCCCTCGCCTCGGTCGTATCGACAGATGTGTGGTTGGGCATCTGCTCGCGACTGTGCATCCAATCGAGAACCGCCGAAGTGTTGTAGCCTCGGGTCCAGTCAAAGAGACGCAGATGCCTCGTTCCCTGTGCTACTGCCATGAAGGGGTTGAGAAGCCACCCCTCGTTCAGAACGACGTCGTGGTCCATACCGGCGTCACCCACCGCACGCAGAAACGGATCGGGCAGGTACATGTCGTGATGGTGCGCGTTCCAGCACCAATAGCGACGAACAGCGAACGCAGCCAATGGGCCTGATGCCGCCATCACGCCAACGCatgacagcggcgacggcgcctcctctttgtttCCTTCAGGCGACGTTCTCGTGTTCATAATTGATTCGGCGAGTCGAGCGTTAAAAGACGGTGAGGCAGCCTGAGCGCAGTCGGCGTAGCCAATTACGCGTTGACAGAAATCGTTCCAGGAGAGCGTCCGTGCGTCCCAGGTAACATTCCACTTTGTCAGAGACGGTGGCGCATGGGGGCGGGATGCCCCACTCGTGTcaggtgttgctgctggcgcctCCAGAGAGGCACGAACTGCTGCGTAGAGGCCGTTTACCACGTAGTGCCCTCTCCATGGTGCTTCTGTGTCAGCCTCCACAGCGCACGCATTTGCACCACTCGCGTACCCAGCCGCCTCCCTGAGGAGACGCGTGACTTCCAACCCCTCGGACAGCCGCATCGACACCCCTTGCCGCATCTCAGCCCACAGCTCGTGGGGTGTGAGACCCCAGATCTTCATGGCATCGACAGCGCTGTAGATGCGCCTTTGCCGGTGCAGGTTGTCGCTCGGGGAGACCTCCAGGTAGGGATCCGCGTCGTGGTCCGCTTCTGGTGAGCGTGCCGAGTGTGCAAGTAGCGCTGGCCATGGCACTTCATCACAAAATACGGCATTGAAGCGGGCCTGATCCTCGACAGCCACTTCACCGTTCTTTGATAGCACTGCTGCGAGGTTTTGACAATCCGCAAAGTACGCCTCCGTGGCGTACAGTCGGTCAAGGAGGGCGGCCGTGCACTCCTGCTCGTCGTCTTCATACTTGGCTGCCGCCGTGACGGTcacgccgtgctgcagcaggtgccggcgcagcagcgcgcgctgagCTGTGTCCAGCTGGTGGCTGAAGAAAAGCAGCGTGCTGACgttgcggtgcagcagcgcgctctCCGCTGTGTTGTCCGAGATTTGAACACTAGGCGTCACTGCTCCGGGAGAGGTGAGCAGAAGGGGGAGATCGTATCGTTGCTGAAACGCTGCCTCCCACGACACttctgcagcgcggcgcactTCGGCTTCTTGCACCTCGTTCCGCGCCGTGGCAAGGTCAGAGGGGAGAAGCCGCGCTGCAGACGTGGCCGACTTTTTGTGTGTCGCCGTAACGGTCTCCATAAGCTGTAGCGCCTCTCGGGTGTCCCAGCAGGCGAGATGCGAAAACACGCCGGCCCTGATGCCATCGCACGTGACAGCCGGGTTGCGCAGCCACGCGTGCAGCACCGTTGTGGCACTTGATGGGTCTGACTGCCGAAGCACGATGCTGCCAATGGCGTCACTGTCGAAAGAATCCAGCGGAGGCCACGTCACGTGCAGGCGACTCAGTAGACTCTGTAGGGGCCCGTCgctcacacatacaccaccaccgccgccctcaGCCCTCTCCGGCACGGAGTGCAAGCCGAAAGCCGACCACGACGCGTAGAGGCGGCCGCGAATACTCCCAGGCGCAGCCAGCGTGGGCTCTGCGCAGCCGAACACCTCTGCGAGACACGCCTTCCAGTTCCACAGAGTAGGGCTCCACGATACCACGTAATACGGTAACGGGTACTGGGTGATGGTGCCGGCGATAGTGTGAGCGAGGTACGGAACGTGGGCGTTGATCACGTAGACACCGTACTCTTTCAGCTCTGCGACGTGCAGGTGCGGCCGCACCCACAGTGAATTCTTCGCCATCTTCACGAAAAGTTGAAGCTGCGGCGCTGTCATGCCGCCTAGTCGCTTGGTGGCGCGGGAAGCCGGCAGTAGCCGGCCGGCGTCAAGCAGCGTTTCCCATGGCGTGCCGAACGTGCGCGCGACGCGCTCCATCTCGTCTGTGTTCAGTTGAATTTCCCTCGGCTCTTCGAGGGCGTAGCACCAGTCTTCGGGGTACAGATACTGCACGGTGGACCTCGACGTCGCCACGTCTTCGCCATGATCAGCAATGAAGCCGTAGGCGTCGATACGGAGGCCCTTGTCGAGGAGCACAGAGCGCACCAAGTGGTGAACGGCAGAGTTCGTTGCAACCTGCGGCGCCAGAGTCAGCACTGCAGTGTTGCGAGTGCTTTCATCGTTGTGCTCATCTGCAATGCTGGTCGCCCAACAGCGCCGGATGCGGGCACATGCGTTTCGCGCGTCCATACCGACCACGGTGTCCCACAGATACACAGACCCGTCATCATCGCGAGAGGCGACAGAGATGAGCGGATCCTGCAGCGCCCATGCCACCGTACGAGCAGTCAAAggcgcggcgtcgacgtTGCCGCCAGTTGTCTCATCGTCCGCTGCGCCGTTCATCcacgtcgccaccgtcggATCTGACCACACCGGaagccgccaccacagctgccgctgctgcaccgccgccagggCGCTCTCCGAGACGTGCAGAAAAGGGGAGTCGCGGTCCCGGGTGGCAAGCGCGGGCGTGCGGCCAAAATCACCTTCCCCGCCCTTCGATGCCCAGTATTGCTGCACTGCACCAGAAGGCGCTTGCAGCTCAGCaatgaggtgctgcagcttctcgtaCCCCATGTCCACGCGTGCGGAGTCCCAAGTGACCAACCACACTTGCACACCTGCGGTAGCCTGCGCTGCTACAAactcctgctccgcctccatgACGTCGCCGTTCATCACGTAAAACGGCTTGCCGGGCTGCAGTCGCTGAATGACACACCCTTCACCCAAGACGGCCGTGTCGCGCGGATGGCGGGTTTTGCTCCGGCGCCAGAGAGCGGCTACTTCGTGCTCGGTAACCTTCATGGCTCGCGACATCTCTGCTGTGTTGTAGAGGGTCACTGAGGCGTGCTGATAGGACACCCCAAATCGCTCCTTGAAGCATACCTGCCACTGCATCGAGTTGGCGAGGCTCTCCACGGCTGGAATGGCTACGCCGTAGCGGTactggcggtggtgatggcagcGGTAGAGTGCGGACGCCTCAGCCGCGCTGGCGCACACTACCACGCGCTCGTGCACAACATGAACACCATTGACGCGCAGTTGCTGCTCAAGCAAGCTGCGAAGAGCACGGTAGTTGGAGGGGATAGGCTCCGCCACGGAGACGCACGTTGGGTCCAGATAGAGGACTGCAGAACACGTgaagggtgaggagggagagggtaaCTTTTGTCGGTGCGCCGTCGAAAAGGTGCAATGAACAAAAGGATCGACGGCGCTTGCGAGAGCCACATGACGGTAggagcgcagctgctcgggGGTCTGTAGGCCTGCCGacccctcactctcttcttctgcttttCTCAGGTGTGGCGCATCcggtggtgggggtgtggcggcggtcgtgGCTGGTGGCACGAGTCGCGTTCTCTCCGGCAATATCAAGGCTGTACGCGTACACTGGAGGTCGCGCAGGTGTCGCACCAGCGCATGCACGTCTTCCTGCGGCAATGCGTGGAATGCCTCCATGATGACGCCGGTGTTTCGGCTGTACACGCTGGGGTTGGCAAGAAgcatcgacagcagcgacgggtGAACCCCAtactggaggaggaggcagccgtACGGGTCCTGTCTCGGTAACTGAGCGAgccagcgacagcgctcAGCCAGTGCAGCGAGGGGGCTCTCCGAAGCGTGTAGCACGCACTCGATTTCGTCCGGCTGCCCTGTAAGGCTGTACCGTGTCCAGTGCGCGCCAAAGTGCTGACGCAGAGagccagcagccgcggcagccgggTCGGCGTCCCCAATCACCTCTCTCAGGAATTGATCCCAGGACATGTTGGCGGCATTCCACTCAACCGCGTACCAGACAACCTCGTGGCTTCCTACGTGCAGGCGGGCACGTCGGTAGCTGTACGGTGCATTCATCACATAAAGACCCTCCTTGGCCATGTGACCCACGAAGAGCGAGTCAGACAGCTTCGCCTGATGCTCAGGCGCCAGACTCTCCCACCACATCATCACATGCACAGTCCCATACttctgctccgcctccttcgcgTTCAGCACTAGGCCAAGCTGCACTGCTTTCGTCCAGTCCAAGTCGAAGTGACGTGCGAAGGTTTGCGCCTCGGCGTCCGTGATGGGCAcctcggcagcgctgcgtacGTATGCGTTCTTGAAGAAAGAGTCGTGCAAGACATCGAGGAGCTCCCTTTGGATGGCCACGTCCAGCGGTACTGACCCGGTGGCGCGGACGCGCACCCGAtgcgtgagcagcagctctgtgaCAGCATCCCGTACGGCAGGGGTGGTGCTAGAGGGATGCAGCCAGATGAAGCCGTGGTGAAGTTCCGCGGCCCGCTGCGACTGGGCGAAGCGTGACGTCCAGCAAAGGGTGAAGGGTGAGGAGTGTTGTAACGGTAACAACGGTGGCAGCACGGTTTTGAGCGTTTCGCGCACCTGCTGAACCACGATGGCGAGGGTGCATGCGCCCCgctgcagaaggcgctgcacgcTCGGCTGCCACACGAGCCagtcctccagcgccacctcaGAGCTCAGGGGCCCGCTCGAACCGGCCCGCGGCCACCGCAGTACATCGACTAGCGCATGGTGCGCTGTGGCCGAGAATATCTGCAGCGGCTCGCCACCCAGACGGGTCGCGTTTACGGGGCTGCGATCGGCAATGTGGGAGAGCAACTTAGTCAGTGATCCCGTGTCGGGGCTGTCGCGACACTCCGCTTCCCCTtcgccgtcgttgctgcaTCGGCCAACGAGCACATCTCGCATTTTGGTCCAAGAGGCGGTAGATACGTTCCACTGAATTCGAAGTAGGTGCACAcgtgctgcctctgcgctgtAGCGGCGCTCCAAGAGTGGAATGTGACCGTTCACTACCCAAGCCTCGTACGTGGCAAGGTACCCGAGCCAGCAATTGTCTCCGACACAGAGAGGCTTGGTGCAATGCCACCCCTCTTCCAGCGCGCTGAGTGGAATTTGCAGCGCGGCACACACCATGGCACCACCGTAGAGGCTTGCGGGAGTAAACGGCTGGGGGACCCCGTCTGctagcgctgcagctgcagctctgaAGGCCACCTGCATGTCGCCCGACATCATTGCCCACAAGCTAGGCCCGCTCTCTTGCGCCAGCTGTCGAGTCACTGCCAACGCCGTACTGCTACTGAAGACGTAGTCGAAAGCGTCATAACCGAAAAGGTCTGCCTCCTCAACAAGGAGCACGCCGCTTTCTTCAAGTGTGGCCAATGTAAGCTTGATGGCctctgcagtggcggcgaccggcggcagaagcgcgagcaccgcctcctgcacaGTAGACTCTGCCGTTGCTGACGCACTGAATGACGTGTGAAGTGTCACCCACGATCGCCCTTGTGAGCGCACCAGGTCGCGGCTGACCACATCATCCTCGTACGGGGTGCCCCACCAGAGATGACGCGCGCGCATCGCACCAAAGGCGTCGGCGGAGACCTGCAAAAGGGGGTACACCGCACGCACCGACTCCATGACGGCAGCCTTATAGGATGCAGTGTCCTCAGCGCCGAAGCCTTTATTATCGCCTTCCCCGTGCGAAATAGCGTCGACCGGCTCTGCCGCGCAGAGCAGGGCTCCAGAAGTAGCAGCGCACCACTCGGCGATGTCTGGCTGCTCTGCGTCGGTTCGCCACGACAGCTGCCACAGTCCACTGGTGCCTTTGGACCTGCATGCGATTGTAGAGGTCCTGAGTGCGTCACGGCGGTAAACGGCGTACGCGGCGTTGGCGACAAAGTATGACTGTGAGGTGAGGCTGTAGGGGCAGTGCGCCTTTGccgcctctttctgtgtgccTTGCAAGTTCGTGGAGTCGCTCACTGGCGAGACGACGTTCACCGGACACTCTGGATTCAGCTGCGTCATGAGTGCCTGTCGTGAAAGTTCCGTGATTGACAACGTGGCAGACAGTTGGTGTGTCGTGTGTGCACTTGTGGCACAGTGCTTCAGTAGCGCGGCAGCTAGCTTCACACCAAGCAGGTTctcagcgagagaggcgctcCAAATGCGCCCCTCCTGCATGGCAACCTCCCAGGGAACGCCGCAGTTTTTTTCGAATCGAGTCATCGcttcggcagcgacggcctTGTTCTCATCGACCGCAAGTCGACGGAGCGCCTCCTGGTCCAGCGCGTAGCGGGCAACATCTCCGTGATGGAGATCCAGCTttgcctccagctcctcttcGGAGACTTCACGTACTGCCTCGACGTGGACTTCGAGTTGCTCCAGTTGTGCTTCAATGGACTGAACAAGGTCTTTGCGAGACCACAGGCGAGGGTGAAAAAGAGCGACTGCATAGGTGCGAGAAGAGATCGAGTCCTCGGCGACTggccccgctgctgctgctgacatAACCACACAACCGTTTTGCCAGTCGTAGAGGGCTGCGGCGCCATCCGGCGTGTTTCTCTCCTGTGCTCCATTGTCGGGAGAACGCAGCACATCATACAGCGCTACAAGGTCGAGAGCGGTATCTTCTTCGTCTTTGCCAGCCACCATATCAAACACGCTTGTAAAGTGGCCGTGCTCGTGTAGTGTAGGGCCACGcaggagcgccgccacccAGGGGAGCGGTAGACCCCGCTGGACCAGCAACCGGACAAATGGGTCGTCGTAAAGCGGCACATTCATCCAGCACGAGCGGCAAGCCAGCGCCTCGAGTGCCCCTGTGAAGACATCAATGCTATGGGGCGTGGAAAGCATCTCTGTCAGCGTACGCGACAGCTGAATCCTTCGCTCTTGTGTCTCCTGTGACACGCCTTGTGTGGTTTGCGAGGGCCAAGAGGCGGCACACCACCAGCaagagacggcagcgctaTTATTAacatcaccgcctcctcgcagGAATGCCTCTAGCACAGCAGGGTAGGTACCATTCACGACATagtgcagcggcacagcgtGTCCCCTTTCGTCAGAGCTGAGAAGCTTTGTGATAGTCATACCCAACGGCAGCGCAAgcacggcgtcgtcggcggTCGCTGTACAGCGCGACGACAACTCAGCTGCTGAGACGTTGTCTGCTCGCATGACGTCCAGCGCTGTGCGCAGCCGCCCGTCGTCGAGGGCAGAGTCCCAGAGCTCGCCACAGAACTCGTAGAAAAGGGACTTGAGGTCCTCTTCGGCTGCACAAAACGTTGGCTCCCCTTCTCCAGTGACACCATGCGGGGCGGAAAGCGGATAGCGAAGGGCAGCGTCTGTCGAAGATACGGCCCAATAGTGAGTGCTGCCAAAGTATCTTTCCACAGACGGTGTGCACAGTAGTGAGCTCGCGGAGACTGTGTCTTCTGCATCAACGCACGCACCAGCGTTCGCGAGGCACGTGCGTACGCGATCAGTGACAGCTGGCGACCATGCCTGCGGCCGAATCAGGACAAAAATGgagtgcatgtgtgggtTCTCTacaggaggggggaggggagggggcgtcGGTTTGTGGGCCTGTTGCACGTGGGAGAGGTCGCAGGTGAGGGTCTTCGTGCGTGGGTTccaagagaaaagaagagccAAAGCAGGCgaaaaaaacaaagggaGGAAGCGCCCTGCGTGTGGagggtgcggcggcggcggtggtggtgaccaGGCAGCAATGCGTACGAGCGACTCGTGCACAGCTGTCACTAGTTTACATGCAAACTAGACTGTGGTCGCAGTCCACAACGAAGAACAAAAAGGTCGCTGGTTCCTCCGTGACGATggttctcttctcctctctcaaCGCATTATGTGGTCGACTTGGCTGACTGTGCCTGGGTAAGAtgatggggagagagaggaaaaagaaaacgaataCGATGAAtggagaaagacagagagcgagtgCCTCCAGCTTGTCCCCAACAGCCaagcagaagaaagagaagcaagaccgactgacacacacacacaaagaccTGAAGAAGGAacatgcacacgtgtgtgtcgtTGTTTGACCATACAGGGATGCACATTGACAGTGATgcggcaaagagagggagcgacgTGGAGGATGCGCCGACTAGGATGTACGACGTGCTAGACACAAGACTCTTGGACAGGCTGCGCTTGGTCCTGGGGGTGAGCTAGTGCCTCTTCTTTATATCTCTTTTTGGTTCGACTTCTCCCAAGATCTGGGTAAACTTGCGCATAGCTCTTCTGTAAAACACATGAGTgtgtgtacacacacacacgcacattgAGCAAAGCAAATAATAACGTAGATCTAGCCTAGAATCAAATCTATCAACCGTCATGACGAGTTGCATCTAAGTCTGCTGTCTGCAGGGGAGAATGGTGGTGGGCGGAGTAGTAAAGGGCTCTACACTCCATTCCCGCCGtgatgcgcgcgcgctctcacACTGTCGGCGAGTGGAAGccatcgcacacacacagacacacacacacacccacaccaaaaaaaaacggaaaAAAGAGCAACACGGCTGTACCGAAGGCGCCTCGACCAGAAGTCTCATCTGCACAGATTGCAGCGGGAACGGAAAAGatgctgagagagagagagaggaggccaGTAAAGGAGGGGGCGCCGAGGAGGTTGGAAGAGGGTCGACTCTTCGACTATCAGTGTTCGTTTGGTCCATGCCACGACTGACCAGAACACAAACAAGGATGGCAACGGCTCGCGTCTCGCCGTATCGTGTCCACCAGCACGAGCACCTCCTTGGACTTCACCCTTCCTGGAAAGAAAGATAAAGAAGAAGGGTGCACCGCCTCAGAGAGCATGGTGCATAACTGCAGCATCGAAGCTCTGATGCAGCGCTTCTGTGTCCGTCGGCAGGGACAGCATCAGGTTCTTCATCTGGATAAGGTAGTTCGCCACTTGTGTGGGCTCTGTGGCAGTCACGATAAGTTTCTGCAGAAATATATACTGCTCCGATGTGAGCTCTGCGGCCAGAGGGTGTTCCAGGAAAAGCTGCAGACTCCCCAACAGGTCTTTTCCATAGGTGATAAGGGACGGCGCCGTGCCGCCCTCAAAGTCGAACGGGATCGTGCGGCCAGCGTTTCGGTCCACAAACATGCTAAAGTCCACCCAGCGTTCCCAGTGAAATAGTAGCATGAATGGTTCCCGTGTGGCGCCTTGAACAGTGCTGCCGTTTCCCTGGTCGACgccctgcttctcctccaccctcaGTGGTGAAGACCCTTGCTCAGGTGCCATTGGCCAGGCGAGAAACAGCTCCCCGAGGGCTGACACGTTCCCGTGCACTGTGCGACGTGTCACCATCGTCGAGAAGGCCTTCAGCACCACACGCAGAAGGGTTGTGTAGCTCCGAAGTGACAAGGGCAGCCCGCTCATGGGGACGGCGCGGTAGCCAAGCGGGATCGAGAGCACCGTGATACCGCCTCCATCAGCGTAACGAATTCCGTGCACGTGTACCTGTGATGTGTACAAGGAGAGACCGAGTGCGGCCCGACGGGCCTCATCGCCACCCTGGGGAAGACTCGTCGCTCGCCACCGGTACACAAAATACTGTTGCGATGACGCCGCCCCCACCCATTCATCATCCATCAACGTTGGCGATGGGCTGGACTCTGCATCATCCGTGCCCTGTGCGTAGTTTCGTTCCTCCTCGGCGGCAGAGCCAGTCGGCGCAGCTGTCGACGCTGCCACATTGCgatcttcttcttcaccaaCGCTTGTCTGCAGTGGCAActctggcgcagcggcagcgacactgCAGTCCTGTTGCAGTGCTGTAGCCGTCACAACTTGTACCGTCGGGTCCTTACCAGCGGGTCGCTGACCTAGCGCGGCTTCTAAATCGGCCACTGTTGTCGCCTCGTTGACGGTGGCTGAGTTGTTGGTCTCGGTAGACCTCTCTGTCTTACTGGAACCCCCTGCCGTTCGGGCGGGGGCACGGATTCGCACCGCCACATACACTTCAGCCACAAGATGAAAGTGTACGAGTCGATACCACGCGCTACCGAGTCGAATTTCCGATCCACACTGAAGCTCTGGCGTCGTCTCTGCactcgtttcttcttcctccgaGTAAAGATGGGGTGGCATGGCCGTGGCGCACAACTGCACATTGTGCTCCACCGCCGTTCGTACCTTGCTCGCGGCGATGACCGTGGCTGACAGTCCATACACGCTGCTTGCAATGGGCTGCCTGTACGAGGGGGTAGTGGTGGCGCGCGACGCAGTGGAGGTGTCGATGTGTGTTGTGCTGCGAAAGAGCTGCTTGGTGGttcgcactgctgcggaCGCGCGTGACGTCGCTGTCCACCGCGTTGCGTCCTCGAGAGCCGTCTCCTCTGCCCTCGTGTTGTCTGCCTCTGACAGCGGTACTGGTGGTGGTGTAGGTGGGCGCGGCGGGAGCAGTACGGCGCCATGTACGggctgctgaggtggctGCTCCCCTCGCTGAATGTCTTTGGCGACTTGATCATCGTTGACGAAGCGGACGCGACTGTGGcgaccactgctgccgctgctgcgactgcggtgACGCTTCTC is from Leishmania panamensis strain MHOM/PA/94/PSC-1 chromosome 35 sequence and encodes:
- a CDS encoding nucleoside diphosphate kinase, putative (TriTrypDB/GeneDB-style sysID: LpmP.35.2860) gives rise to the protein MHSIFVLIRPQAWSPAVTDRVRTCLANAGACVDAEDTVSASSLLCTPSVERYFGSTHYWAVSSTDAALRYPLSAPHGVTGEGEPTFCAAEEDLKSLFYEFCGELWDSALDDGRLRTALDVMRADNVSAAELSSRCTATADDAVLALPLGMTITKLLSSDERGHAVPLHYVVNGTYPAVLEAFLRGGGDVNNSAAVSCWWCAASWPSQTTQGVSQETQERRIQLSRTLTEMLSTPHSIDVFTGALEALACRSCWMNVPLYDDPFVRLLVQRGLPLPWVAALLRGPTLHEHGHFTSVFDMVAGKDEEDTALDLVALYDVLRSPDNGAQERNTPDGAAALYDWQNGCVVMSAAAAGPVAEDSISSRTYAVALFHPRLWSRKDLVQSIEAQLEQLEVHVEAVREVSEEELEAKLDLHHGDVARYALDQEALRRLAVDENKAVAAEAMTRFEKNCGVPWEVAMQEGRIWSASLAENLLGVKLAAALLKHCATSAHTTHQLSATLSITELSRQALMTQLNPECPVNVVSPVSDSTNLQGTQKEAAKAHCPYSLTSQSYFVANAAYAVYRRDALRTSTIACRSKGTSGLWQLSWRTDAEQPDIAEWCAATSGALLCAAEPVDAISHGEGDNKGFGAEDTASYKAAVMESVRAVYPLLQVSADAFGAMRARHLWWGTPYEDDVVSRDLVRSQGRSWVTLHTSFSASATAESTVQEAVLALLPPVAATAEAIKLTLATLEESGVLLVEEADLFGYDAFDYVFSSSTALAVTRQLAQESGPSLWAMMSGDMQVAFRAAAAALADGVPQPFTPASLYGGAMVCAALQIPLSALEEGWHCTKPLCVGDNCWLGYLATYEAWVVNGHIPLLERRYSAEAARVHLLRIQWNVSTASWTKMRDVLVGRCSNDGEGEAECRDSPDTGSLTKLLSHIADRSPVNATRLGGEPLQIFSATAHHALVDVLRWPRAGSSGPLSSEVALEDWLVWQPSVQRLLQRGACTLAIVVQQVRETLKTVLPPLLPLQHSSPFTLCWTSRFAQSQRAAELHHGFIWLHPSSTTPAVRDAVTELLLTHRVRVRATGSVPLDVAIQRELLDVLHDSFFKNAYVRSAAEVPITDAEAQTFARHFDLDWTKAVQLGLVLNAKEAEQKYGTVHVMMWWESLAPEHQAKLSDSLFVGHMAKEGLYVMNAPYSYRRARLHVGSHEVVWYAVEWNAANMSWDQFLREVIGDADPAAAAAGSLRQHFGAHWTRYSLTGQPDEIECVLHASESPLAALAERCRWLAQLPRQDPYGCLLLQYGVHPSLLSMLLANPSVYSRNTGVIMEAFHALPQEDVHALVRHLRDLQCTRTALILPERTRLVPPATTAATPPPPDAPHLRKAEEESEGSAGLQTPEQLRSYRHVALASAVDPFVHCTFSTAHRQKLPSPSSPFTCSAVLYLDPTCVSVAEPIPSNYRALRSLLEQQLRVNGVHVVHERVVVCASAAEASALYRCHHHRQYRYGVAIPAVESLANSMQWQVCFKERFGVSYQHASVTLYNTAEMSRAMKVTEHEVAALWRRSKTRHPRDTAVLGEGCVIQRLQPGKPFYVMNGDVMEAEQEFVAAQATAGVQVWLVTWDSARVDMGYEKLQHLIAELQAPSGAVQQYWASKGGEGDFGRTPALATRDRDSPFLHVSESALAAVQQRQLWWRLPVWSDPTVATWMNGAADDETTGGNVDAAPLTARTVAWALQDPLISVASRDDDGSVYLWDTVVGMDARNACARIRRCWATSIADEHNDESTRNTAVLTLAPQVATNSAVHHLVRSVLLDKGLRIDAYGFIADHGEDVATSRSTVQYLYPEDWCYALEEPREIQLNTDEMERVARTFGTPWETLLDAGRLLPASRATKRLGGMTAPQLQLFVKMAKNSLWVRPHLHVAELKEYGVYVINAHVPYLAHTIAGTITQYPLPYYVVSWSPTLWNWKACLAEVFGCAEPTLAAPGSIRGRLYASWSAFGLHSVPERAEGGGGGVCVSDGPLQSLLSRLHVTWPPLDSFDSDAIGSIVLRQSDPSSATTVLHAWLRNPAVTCDGIRAGVFSHLACWDTREALQLMETVTATHKKSATSAARLLPSDLATARNEVQEAEVRRAAEVSWEAAFQQRYDLPLLLTSPGAVTPSVQISDNTAESALLHRNVSTLLFFSHQLDTAQRALLRRHLLQHGVTVTAAAKYEDDEQECTAALLDRLYATEAYFADCQNLAAVLSKNGEVAVEDQARFNAVFCDEVPWPALLAHSARSPEADHDADPYLEVSPSDNLHRQRRIYSAVDAMKIWGLTPHELWAEMRQGVSMRLSEGLEVTRLLREAAGYASGANACAVEADTEAPWRGHYVVNGLYAAVRASLEAPAATPDTSGASRPHAPPSLTKWNVTWDARTLSWNDFCQRVIGYADCAQAASPSFNARLAESIMNTRTSPEGNKEEAPSPLSCVGVMAASGPLAAFAVRRYWCWNAHHHDMYLPDPFLRAVGDAGMDHDVVLNEGWLLNPFMAVAQGTRHLRLFDWTRGYNTSAVLDWMHSREQMPNHTSVDTTEARGVSPAPGETSHNSEQSADTVPVARAGAAELRPPSPPPRMKGQLQMAWVRDALLHASTDADYGRLWEHYRYLSPPAVAAAGAAGEAASTHEMRKTISFALFYRDFKSLDNFGVPCMHHELKQLFIDIESQRRGRMSYKELVHALALYRSL
- a CDS encoding hypothetical protein (TriTrypDB/GeneDB-style sysID: LpmP.35.2870); amino-acid sequence: MYSPYDAVYGHDTTYIRRMTVEEYVQELKEEEDDICGVTPPQRAAGQASENNAPATSTLSTLTRRTTRQYEQRRLALSSCNPNVVFFSKYPMYDRLGRELCVAFQMQDMAVQQELRRLEKEEGRDSRRSGVRLSAELPMESDTTSGSRPMSVRASAATAEGHELTQTEEASHLLYPSHIDGDTLVDIDVSVTSHYPSVSAICTSSCPASARPSDFSIFRDSSGTAAAGVSRGGLIKTRSSVPVQSVVEEEGILIHRSDGGGGFLRATSMPPATTAAQSDYAEGHGSQRRWKSEKRHRSRSSGSSGRHSRVRFVNDDQVAKDIQRGEQPPQQPVHGAVLLPPRPPTPPPVPLSEADNTRAEETALEDATRWTATSRASAAVRTTKQLFRSTTHIDTSTASRATTTPSYRQPIASSVYGLSATVIAASKVRTAVEHNVQLCATAMPPHLYSEEEETSAETTPELQCGSEIRLGSAWYRLVHFHLVAEVYVAVRIRAPARTAGGSSKTERSTETNNSATVNEATTVADLEAALGQRPAGKDPTVQVVTATALQQDCSVAAAAPELPLQTSVGEEEDRNVAASTAAPTGSAAEEERNYAQGTDDAESSPSPTLMDDEWVGAASSQQYFVYRWRATSLPQGGDEARRAALGLSLYTSQVHVHGIRYADGGGITVLSIPLGYRAVPMSGLPLSLRSYTTLLRVVLKAFSTMVTRRTVHGNVSALGELFLAWPMAPEQGSSPLRVEEKQGVDQGNGSTVQGATREPFMLLFHWERWVDFSMFVDRNAGRTIPFDFEGGTAPSLITYGKDLLGSLQLFLEHPLAAELTSEQYIFLQKLIVTATEPTQVANYLIQMKNLMLSLPTDTEALHQSFDAAVMHHAL